Sequence from the Mauremys reevesii isolate NIE-2019 linkage group 5, ASM1616193v1, whole genome shotgun sequence genome:
AAGGCTGAGTGCAGTTGGCATCATTCCACAAATTCCGTTTTCTTGGCTCGGTGTGAACACAGTCTTCTCCACCATCTTTCTCCGGATCATAATTGTTTGGCTCATTCTCCCCCCAGAACCTACggatcagagtgttaatgtctccgtggagaaccacagccaattcctgagctcagttctgTTCTTTGTTGTTGACAGGGGTAGCTGGGGTCAGTCAttaacttctccctggccctgcttatgggcctcgcccacagccccctgaggtcactgcaccgactgcagctggctctggccatggccccggccccacagcctccccgtgcccagcctgaccgaggggagagcgcagcgcaatcccaaggggagcgggaacctgccgctcactccagactcccctggctgcactgagtcgacttggggccagacgctcagctggtgtaaatccctgtggttcattccagtcaatgccgagttacccaggggaggctctggccctgggtctcagtgggcactgaacacacactccgtgttgaggctcctgctctaagcaaaggggcattagcagaaattCCTGAGAGGATTCACTGCTGTCGTGGCAGCGCCCGGGGGCCTCCCTCAGGATCGGGCCcactgtgccgggtgctgcatagacaccagGGGGTGCACAGACGCTGCCCGAAAGAGCTTGTGACCAATCGTGTAataaataatcacttctctcaagctttactcaccccctgcttgcgtctgctctgtattctgtgccATCCACCCAGCGCCAGCTGCCTTCTGTCTCCCGGTCGGTGAGTCCAATCCAGTGATCTTCTCCCTGGGTCTCGCTGGAGATaaactcctgcacaacacagtttgcagcatgtgcaggtcacccaagagaggctgcaggatgcagccgcagctgcctgggctgaacagatttggggggagaggaaagggcgtctggtggtgtgagcagggcactgggcagcagGAGACGCGGTGTCCTGCCCCCAACGCTGACAGTGACTAGCTGGGAGAccctgagggagccctggagcaTCTCTGTGTCTGCGTCTGCATCTGTATCTGCCTGGGGCTAACAGCAGGGACCTGTCTCAGAacactccccccacagccccctcagagctgggctgcggcAGGTACTGACGGGCACCTCAGAGTTCACATCAGccccctgcccttgcaggaggcaaagctcagagcagagaactgggtgcaaagtctggccctgccggagggtgggattttcctcctCAGAAAGTGCCACAGAGCCCTcgggtgagggctgcagtgggcacgtggggagcgaggattctctgagaggtgcatggccccttgcacacaagccttccagatacaggcttctagattgtccagcaggagctcaggcccgagcccagaggaggattaaggtttcctggggccctgggctagagcgagtggtggtggtgggggcttcCCACCCCTTCCGCCTGTGGCtgagggtgctggctccagggtggggccagaaatgagggattcagggtgcagaaggggtctGGGGCAGTAGgttggggtgcagtgtgtgggagggtgggagggctcTGGCTCGGGGTGTGGaatctggggtgaggccaggaatgaggggttcggggtgcaggagggtctgAAAGCTGGGATGGGgcctgggtgagggagggggtgaggactctggggttgggccggggatgagggtttcggggtgcaggagggtgctccaggatggggctgaggagtttggagtgtgggaggggactcagggatgaggcaggggggtgggaaggggtggagggcgAGCTCCAGACAGGAGTTTggatgcgggagggggatcagggctggggcagggggttggagcatgggagggggtgcggggtgcaggctccctgTGGTActcacctcaggcggctcccaggaagtggccagtatgtccttttggctcctaggcagaggcgcagccagggggctatgcatgctgcccccacccgcaGGCCCCGCCACCGCAGCTCCCATTCAAacgtgctggaactagaggtgtgtatgtgcggggggagggggtgctgcagcaccctctgTCTTCAAGTGCCTTCCATTATgtacagggtttgcagtttggttcaatgactggCAGCAGTCTCACTATTCAAActcttccagcacccctgctcccattggccttcgttcccagccaatgggtgctgcggagCTGGCGCTCAGGGTGAGGGCAGTGCATGGATCCTCCATGGCTTCCCCTAGGCCTAGGATCTGGAGGGACATGATGGCCGCTTCCCGGGAACCGCGTGGAGCCAGGTACGGAGCCTGCCAACTCtgcgccaaccggacttttaaccgcccaatcagtggtgctgaccggagccaccagggtccctttgcaactgggtgttctggtcagaaaccggacacctggcaaccctgacTGCGGCCCCGCAACCGTTTTCTCCTTTCTGGCCAACCCCGCACAGTGGCCCCAAGACCGGAGAAGCTCTGTACCTTCGCCACGGtcctggggctgcagcggggagtaagagctcccccagccctgaggcctcACAGGGAGCGAGTGCTTCTCCGATCCCAGGGCTGCAGCGTGGAGCCAGGTGGgggggcttcccctgctgccTGGTGCTTCTGCTGGGAAGTGGGGTTGGGGCGCTGGGGCTTCTcccaccccacctgcctgcccggtACTTCTGCTGGGGCTACGGGCTTCCGCCATCCCATGGTGGATttcggctgggggtggggaacccATTTTTCCAGAGCCCCGGGGCACAGGCCCCGTCAGCCCATTGGACAatccaccactgcctgagccctcGGACTGGGGAGAGAGGTCAAAGTGGGTCGTCACTGGGAAAGGCCATTGGGTTTGCTGGAAATGCTACACTGGAAGTagggaaaatcagaaatgagcctgaccccaaatccccctcccccagcatcccAGACTCTGGCACTGTTCCTCGGCCCATCTCTGCTTTTAAACTGATGGGTGAATCCCCTGAGTCAGGTTCCAAGGCTTGGCATCCTCTCCAATAGTTTGCCACAAGCCATGTCACAGATTTGCAACCTCACCTGCCACTTGCCACCTCCTTCTGGTATGAAACAAGGCACTGCCCCATTATCCAAGCTCCTAGGAgcttcctgcactcacctgttccgcctgggaggagacagaggtcaggtgcgaGTCCTGAGACACACAGAACTGCTCGGCCTCGTCCCACGACTTCCTTTCTTGTGAAAAGTAATAGAGGTTCCCACTGTATAACCTCCAGCCCCTGGAGAGCTTTGTCAGCACGTCacctaggagcagagactgaggtgagacacCCGGGCTAAAGTCGCAGGGACAcacgcagggagctcagggtttttagtgctgcatttcccctcccttcagctgccccaagctcagggagcTTCTGAATCCTGATTCTCCAGCATCACAATAAGTAACTTTTGTGGCCACATGATGGATCCCAAAGagcgctgcagaaagcagacaccacggggtcactcccccagcactgaaatgcagctgcatctgggctggagcacgggcgctggtcccagtgcagagcagcacgGCTGTAATGGGAAAGGGGAGACTTACTGTTCAgctgagctggcagggggaatTCAGGAGGGGGAATGTAGCTGCCCAAAGTGGAACATCCCCTGGTTCTGTATCAACATCTTTAAATGATCATAAGTGGTGAAGGTCTTGAGTCTTTTGCACTTTGGCAACTCCCCCAACAGCCTGCCGGGGGTGCTGGCTTAGGGATGGTTCTGAAAGTAACGCCCCATACGCTGAAATGCCAGGATCCCTTTCTGCCTGTGAGCTGACAGGTTTGGACCGTCTAAgaagagctgatagctgggtgctcCCGTTAGGCTAACGAGACCTAGGGTGTAATTTAACTCCACACCGATCACCACGGTGTGGGCACAGGTGATCTTTAATGGAAGAGGACTTGGTGATGGTGAAAGGCGCTGTGTTGTCAGCAtgggagcctgaaatcctccGTTCATCCTCAGCACCAGGAGAAACAGATCTGGATTTCTCTATAGGCTGCACtttctttattcaggcctaacacacTGACGTCCAAAcggatctggatttctccatacgCTGCCCTGACAttacccagctgggctttcagcaTCCGGACTCCTGCCTGCACTTCATCCAATAGCTGCAGAGCTAGAAGAAAGTCACAGTGacgtcagtggagatgcagaacacttgattatcGGCACATGCAGtagagcagcacctgcaggcccctgtgtgccaggcgctgtacggacaggaggggacagtccctgctctcaacagctcacagtcaaaatagacacgaggtgggagaaataaaggatgattttactgatggggaactgaggtgcagggagaggtgccgAGAATTTGAAATCAAGGTACCTgaaacccagcccagctccctagcCACACAGCCATGCTTAGCCTTAAACCGCAGCCCACAGCCAACCCAGGGCACAAGGAGATGAGCAGTGCCGCCTCTCCCCCGTTCCCTCCTGCCTCTGGAACGCCGAGTGGGTCACCTGCAGCCTGCAGACAAACTGGGGCTACAGGAATGTCCCTGGGCCTGAGCCATGGCACCAGGATCCAGGCCTGGATTTGGAACCCGCCAGCGTTCAGGCCTGGTCAGTACCAGGGTGtcggttcaggcccatctcctgTTCATGTGCTGCATAAAAATCTCAGCCACAGATCGGCTTTTACACTCTGTCACTTGCCAGAGGGTTAATAATGTTTCCTCggcccagtgccagctggacGGCTGGAGGGCGCCCTGATCCCGTCAATGTGATTCTGGTTGTCTGAGATACGCCCAGAGCCCCAGAAAGTGAAAGTTCAAGACCCAGATTGTGATCTCACCCCGCAGGGACTGGGGCTGCCTATGGGTCTGTGCAGCACTCAGCCCACCGTGGCTGCTGCTGTATTAAACACAGATCATCCCTATTCACAACAACAGAACCGGGTTTGACTTTAGCTCATTTCCAGTATCACCCACAATGTCTGAGGAAACAAAAGCAGGGCCAGTAACCTGTGTGGGTTTAAAGTTCCTGTATGAAGAGTGTGATTCAAATACAAACTGGCCACGCTCCAAGTCGTGCTGAGAGCTGACAGACTCGCACTAAGCTGGCTTTGCTCATTTCTATCCAGGAAGTCCTGCGGCCTGCTCGGCGCCGATCCTGCAATGTCCATGCTGCTCACACATCTGACTACCTGGGCTGTTAGGCTcggccccagctgcagtgtagacacacccttagcctctcggtgcctcagttcccatctgcacAATGGGCTCCGTCTcccagggtgttgtgaggataaatacatcagagagtgCCAGGGGCTCAGAGACTGCGGTGATGGGGACCGGAGAAGTCCCCCGTGCTAGAGAAGGCAGAAAGCGCACACCTTGCTCCCCCACTTACTGTCCAGCTCCTTTGAGGTGTCCAAGGTGGTGGTGGGCTGCAGAGAGGCTCTGATTTTATGAACCGCTTCTTCTACGTCTCGTAGCCTTTTCTGTCCCTGGAAATCTAGGAATCACATGGTCAGGGGTCAGAGCGCTTCATTAGCAGAGAAAGAGAACAGACTCTCGGCGTGTGGGGAATGATTTGCTCTCTAATCTATGAGAGATTTTTATCATCTGTGCAACACGAACACCAGAATCGGGAAAATTCCCCCTCAGGAGCCTCACTGACATTTAGCCTCACGTCCGCATTGGGCAGGGGGAACCCCAGAATATTCCCTGGAACCCCCACCCTGCGAGTGCACATGACACTGTTCCTTTGGGGGGTACAGCCCGTGTCCTTGGCATGCCCAGCCAGGTCCATGGGCCGTGCAGAGAAGTGTGGCAGAGCCAGCGGCTCACCATTTCGCTATCCCTCTCCATCCCCTGTGGGGTAACTGCAGCCACAGACACACTTCAAGAGAGCAGCCGTGTGCTCCCCGAACACTGGCCCTTGCATGATTTCCCCTCCCTGGCTGCAAGCCCATGTTAGGGCCAGACATAATTTGGCCCTAAGTATCTATAGAAACACTCCAAGAACCTGCAAATCTCCCCAGCTCAGCAAGGTGGATGTTGTTGTCTGAGCTGGTGGGGAACCACCACCTGAATGGATGCTGCGGAgagcctggatccccaccccctcccccttccattAATAGAAACGTTACATCCGTTTTGCTTGTGTTTAGAAACAAGAACCTGGAACTGAACATTGCACTTGGGTGGAACTTACACATGACGGTCACTGCAATGAGGGAGATGCCCAGAGCCACGCTCAGAACAACGGGCAGGGCACAGAGGATGTCTGAGGTCTTG
This genomic interval carries:
- the LOC120405649 gene encoding C-type lectin domain family 4 member F-like isoform X3 codes for the protein MWFWLSIDWDVSSLVRVSLAVQSLDGLQLPWKYSSFSPQAKPPETPAAPSRKTSDILCALPVVLSVALGISLIAVTVMCDVLTKLSRGWRLYSGNLYYFSQERKSWDEAEQFCVSQDSHLTSVSSQAEQEFISSETQGEDHWIGLTDRETEGSWRWVDGTEYRADASRGFWGENEPNNYDPEKDGGEDCVHTEPRKRNLWNDANCTQPFRWICKGAHGQAGL
- the LOC120405649 gene encoding C-type lectin domain family 4 member F-like isoform X1, with translation MWFWLSIDWDVSSLVRVSLAVQSLDGLQLPWKYSSFSPQAKPPETPAAPSRKTSDILCALPVVLSVALGISLIAVTVMYFQGQKRLRDVEEAVHKIRASLQPTTTLDTSKELDTLQLLDEVQAGVRMLKAQLGDVLTKLSRGWRLYSGNLYYFSQERKSWDEAEQFCVSQDSHLTSVSSQAEQEFISSETQGEDHWIGLTDRETEGSWRWVDGTEYRADASRGFWGENEPNNYDPEKDGGEDCVHTEPRKRNLWNDANCTQPFRWICKGAHGQAGL
- the LOC120405649 gene encoding C-type lectin domain family 4 member F-like isoform X2; the encoded protein is MADKKIYMNVNIGKPPLQSPAKPPETPAAPSRKTSDILCALPVVLSVALGISLIAVTVMYFQGQKRLRDVEEAVHKIRASLQPTTTLDTSKELDTLQLLDEVQAGVRMLKAQLGDVLTKLSRGWRLYSGNLYYFSQERKSWDEAEQFCVSQDSHLTSVSSQAEQEFISSETQGEDHWIGLTDRETEGSWRWVDGTEYRADASRGFWGENEPNNYDPEKDGGEDCVHTEPRKRNLWNDANCTQPFRWICKGAHGQAGL